In Candidatus Contubernalis alkalaceticus, the following proteins share a genomic window:
- a CDS encoding ABC transporter ATP-binding protein, with amino-acid sequence MIEVKQLSYTYPKGAAPAVCDLSFSVKQGEVFGFLGPSGSGKSTTQKILIGLLKGYQGTVKVLGHSLNQFKRDFYEEIGVSFELPHHFNKLTALENLNYFASLYSKATTEPIEILEELGLHDSADIPVGRFSKGMKNRLSLARALIHKPAVLFLDEPSSGLDPLHVRKVKDIILSLRRKGKTVFLTTHDMSVAAELCDRVGFIVEGKLKLTANPTELAIKHQEPVVQVRYLQSGTQMTADFPLEGLGYNESFLSFIRQHKVLSIHSKDATLENIFIKVTGRNLT; translated from the coding sequence ATGATTGAGGTAAAACAGCTCTCTTACACTTATCCTAAAGGTGCTGCCCCTGCCGTTTGCGATTTGAGTTTTTCTGTTAAACAGGGTGAAGTTTTTGGTTTTCTTGGTCCTAGCGGGTCGGGGAAATCAACCACGCAGAAAATCCTCATAGGGCTCTTAAAGGGTTATCAGGGAACAGTGAAAGTTTTAGGGCATAGTTTAAATCAATTTAAACGGGATTTCTATGAAGAAATTGGTGTCTCTTTTGAGCTGCCTCATCATTTTAACAAGCTAACTGCATTAGAAAACCTAAACTATTTCGCCTCCCTCTACAGCAAAGCCACTACAGAACCCATAGAAATACTGGAAGAGCTTGGCTTGCACGATAGCGCTGATATCCCTGTTGGCAGGTTTTCAAAGGGCATGAAAAACCGCCTCAGCCTTGCTCGCGCTTTAATCCATAAGCCTGCTGTCCTGTTTCTTGACGAACCAAGCTCCGGTTTAGATCCACTTCATGTCCGCAAAGTTAAAGATATCATTTTATCGCTGCGAAGAAAGGGCAAAACTGTCTTTCTGACAACTCACGATATGAGTGTTGCAGCTGAGCTATGTGACCGGGTAGGGTTTATTGTGGAAGGCAAATTGAAGCTTACTGCAAATCCTACTGAACTTGCAATTAAACACCAGGAACCTGTTGTCCAGGTAAGGTATCTACAAAGCGGCACCCAAATGACTGCAGACTTCCCCCTGGAAGGGCTGGGCTATAATGAATCGTTTTTATCATTTATCCGGCAGCACAAGGTGCTTTCCATACATAGCAAAGATGCCACCCTGGAAAATATCTTTATTAAGGTAACAGGGAGAAATCTGACATGA
- a CDS encoding ABC transporter permease, with product MKQLLSTIYCDFLIQLRNGFYTATFFVLFLVALGLSRLPEVDWGWLLPLAILIYMNMTAYYFIAAQVLLEKDEGVSVIRAVMPFSPLHYLCSKIITLSFLAVIESVVLAIVLYGINFNWFPFISSILLASAFYALIGFISVTSYNSLEEYLLPSVLYGALASLSLITGLAQFESPLLFLHPIQAVLVILQSAFAPIDSGLLAYGVLYSIISLIALCYICIRLYQGMVIRDMEG from the coding sequence ATGAAACAGCTTCTCTCCACTATTTACTGTGACTTTTTAATCCAGCTTAGAAATGGGTTCTATACGGCTACCTTTTTTGTGTTATTTCTTGTGGCACTTGGCTTAAGCCGCCTGCCTGAAGTTGATTGGGGCTGGCTTTTGCCGCTGGCAATACTTATATATATGAACATGACAGCTTACTACTTTATCGCAGCACAGGTGCTGCTGGAAAAAGACGAAGGTGTTTCTGTAATACGTGCAGTTATGCCCTTTTCTCCCCTGCATTATCTCTGCTCTAAAATAATCACTCTTAGTTTTTTGGCAGTTATAGAAAGCGTTGTGCTGGCAATTGTGCTTTACGGGATTAATTTTAATTGGTTCCCTTTTATTAGCAGCATTTTATTGGCTTCCGCTTTCTATGCACTAATAGGCTTTATCAGTGTCACTAGCTATAATTCCTTGGAAGAATACCTGCTGCCTTCCGTACTGTACGGTGCTCTTGCCTCTTTATCATTAATTACAGGGCTGGCACAATTTGAGAGTCCTCTTTTGTTTCTTCATCCTATTCAAGCAGTATTAGTAATTTTACAGTCGGCTTTTGCACCTATTGATTCTGGTTTGTTGGCATACGGTGTACTGTATTCAATAATCAGCTTAATTGCCCTCTGTTATATCTGCATCAGATTGTATCAGGGTATGGTTATTCGGGATATGGAGGGATAG
- a CDS encoding heparan-alpha-glucosaminide N-acetyltransferase domain-containing protein encodes MLAAEKINNKRQVELDLARGLAVFFMLNAHVLLYLSNPQVEETFVGALVHFLGGVPAAPVFMFTMGIGVAYSRRTESGYFIKRGAMLTAAGYLLNALRGFIPLSLGIRLNLVDPETLRYGGLMGNLLVVDILMLAGLSLMVIGLFKKLRLPVGLYPLAAVLFAALHYFVQDITAANQTINALLGLFWGTGIISCFPLLIWAFYPLVGVYFGSFLIRCNNKKRFYLLVSVIAIVIFFAASFATGYIQGYDLGFEDDYKYYHHDLLGNLIFTSMIVLWVALLFLAKSVIPRALKDILVFWSRHIFSFYIIHWLLIGWSVLILGYYNLGYWANLLAMLLLLIVTDRLTRILVHRLPLKI; translated from the coding sequence ATGCTGGCTGCAGAAAAGATTAACAACAAAAGGCAAGTCGAACTTGATTTGGCACGAGGACTGGCTGTGTTTTTCATGCTTAATGCTCATGTTTTGCTATATCTTTCAAACCCACAAGTAGAAGAAACCTTTGTCGGAGCCCTGGTGCATTTTTTAGGCGGGGTGCCAGCTGCTCCCGTCTTCATGTTTACCATGGGCATAGGAGTAGCCTACTCCCGTAGAACAGAATCCGGCTATTTTATCAAACGGGGTGCAATGCTGACAGCAGCGGGTTATTTACTCAATGCGCTTCGTGGCTTTATTCCCCTATCCCTAGGCATTAGGTTAAACCTGGTAGACCCGGAAACCTTAAGGTACGGAGGGTTAATGGGCAACCTTCTGGTGGTAGACATTTTAATGTTAGCCGGCCTTAGTCTAATGGTAATTGGCCTCTTTAAAAAACTGCGGCTGCCTGTGGGGTTATATCCGTTAGCAGCTGTCTTATTTGCAGCTCTTCACTACTTTGTCCAGGATATAACCGCAGCCAATCAGACCATAAACGCTCTGCTTGGTCTTTTTTGGGGCACCGGTATAATTTCCTGCTTCCCTTTACTTATCTGGGCTTTCTACCCCCTTGTCGGTGTCTATTTTGGCAGTTTCCTGATTAGATGTAATAATAAAAAACGGTTTTATCTCTTGGTTTCCGTCATAGCCATTGTCATATTCTTTGCTGCCTCGTTTGCCACCGGTTATATTCAGGGATACGACCTTGGCTTTGAGGACGACTACAAATACTACCATCATGACTTATTGGGCAATTTAATTTTTACATCCATGATTGTGCTGTGGGTAGCCCTTTTATTCCTGGCAAAATCCGTTATCCCCCGAGCACTCAAGGATATACTGGTTTTTTGGAGCCGCCATATCTTTAGTTTTTACATCATACATTGGCTCCTTATTGGCTGGAGCGTTCTAATCCTTGGCTATTACAACCTGGGCTACTGGGCCAATCTTTTAGCTATGCTGCTACTGTTAATTGTCACTGACCGCCTTACCAGAATTCTGGTTCATAGGCTGCCTTTAAAGATCTAG
- a CDS encoding GNAT family N-acetyltransferase: MQKTNSEKGSKVSKCLIIVYSYHHYNTAKIASKFSEVLNAQVKTPEEVIPEQLKDYDLIGFGAGIDSGKHYKPLLDLADRLLEVKKKAGFIFSTSAVQGKAKVEKDHSLLRQKLQSKGFFIVDEFSCKGFNTNSFLKYFGGMNKGKPDDLDLKHINADTPELAVSIFPEFRGYGIGVKLMRKLFQVLRANGYRQTSLSVQKDNPAVRFYTRLGYRITEEKHDHVGNEDYIMMKDLVKAMKSELTKIPGIGVNMAEHLVRAGFPTIESLRGKNPDDIYAADCHAQGMPVDRCALYCYRLAVHYADHNGQLPEDKQNWWDWKD, encoded by the coding sequence ATGCAGAAAACAAACAGTGAAAAAGGGAGCAAAGTAAGTAAGTGTTTAATTATTGTCTACTCATATCATCATTACAATACTGCTAAAATTGCCAGTAAATTTTCAGAGGTATTGAATGCACAGGTAAAGACACCAGAAGAGGTAATTCCCGAGCAGCTTAAGGATTATGATTTGATAGGTTTTGGGGCAGGTATAGACAGCGGAAAGCACTATAAGCCTCTGCTTGATCTTGCCGACAGATTGCTGGAAGTTAAGAAAAAAGCAGGCTTCATTTTCTCAACGAGTGCAGTACAAGGAAAGGCCAAGGTTGAAAAGGATCACTCATTGCTGAGACAGAAGCTGCAGTCAAAGGGTTTTTTTATTGTTGATGAATTCAGTTGCAAAGGGTTTAATACAAACAGTTTTCTCAAGTATTTCGGGGGAATGAATAAGGGTAAACCTGACGATTTAGATCTCAAGCATATTAATGCTGATACTCCCGAACTCGCTGTTTCGATATTTCCGGAATTTCGGGGATATGGAATTGGAGTCAAACTTATGAGAAAACTGTTTCAAGTTTTACGCGCAAACGGGTATAGGCAAACGTCGCTTTCCGTTCAAAAAGATAATCCGGCAGTACGGTTTTATACACGGCTGGGATATAGAATCACAGAAGAAAAACATGATCATGTGGGAAATGAAGACTATATTATGATGAAAGATTTGGTAAAAGCTATGAAATCTGAATTAACCAAAATTCCAGGTATCGGGGTTAATATGGCAGAACACTTGGTTCGGGCAGGTTTCCCAACAATAGAGTCTTTGCGAGGTAAGAATCCGGATGATATTTATGCCGCTGACTGCCATGCACAAGGTATGCCCGTGGATAGGTGTGCTTTGTACTGCTATCGTCTGGCCGTGCATTACGCCGATCATAACGGGCAATTGCCGGAGGACAAACAAAACTGGTGGGATTGGAAAGACTGA
- a CDS encoding DUF6904 family protein: MNVYVDLEALVTALHEITIDEYSEKNSNYIDISTRVLGLCYDVRHAMQGDREVELIAEPFSLTKEG, from the coding sequence ATGAATGTGTACGTTGATTTAGAGGCTTTGGTTACTGCTTTGCACGAGATAACAATTGATGAATACTCTGAGAAAAATTCAAACTATATTGATATTTCTACTCGTGTATTGGGTCTATGTTACGATGTGAGGCATGCTATGCAGGGGGACAGAGAGGTAGAGCTTATTGCCGAACCATTCAGCCTAACGAAAGAGGGGTGA